In Geminocystis sp. NIES-3709, a single genomic region encodes these proteins:
- a CDS encoding DUF2973 domain-containing protein: MLHLVYILAFTVIAFFAISNLIRSLISISGESQRGSWTDTPRPVRSQNGSPRSYPNRMYQATHPELFDEQGKPINEPLLVIRSVSVEDARQRLDSIYESSPSQTRPAEDDV; encoded by the coding sequence ATGTTACATTTAGTTTATATTTTAGCTTTTACTGTAATTGCTTTTTTTGCCATTAGCAATCTAATCCGTAGTTTAATTAGTATTAGTGGTGAGTCTCAAAGAGGATCATGGACGGACACTCCCAGACCTGTGCGATCGCAAAATGGCTCACCTCGATCGTATCCCAATAGAATGTATCAAGCGACTCATCCAGAATTGTTTGATGAGCAAGGAAAACCCATTAATGAACCATTATTAGTGATTCGTTCTGTATCTGTAGAAGATGCTCGTCAAAGACTCGATTCCATTTATGAATCCTCTCCTAGTCAAACCAGACCTGCCGAAGATGATGTATAA
- the hpnJ gene encoding hopanoid biosynthesis associated radical SAM protein HpnJ has protein sequence MKKTLFLNPPSFDGFDGGAGARYQAKREITSFWYPTWLAQPAALVEGSKLIDAPPHSQSVDDVLKIAKDYELVIMHTSTPSLANDVKCAEAIKAQNPDTVIGFIGAHVAVLPEKTLQDNPILDFVCRNEFDYTCKEVAEGKNFSDIKGLSYRDINGNIVHTPERDLIHDWDAMPSVLPIYARDLDIKKYFIGYLLHPYISFYTGRGCPAKCSFCLWPQTIGGHNYRAKSPEAVGKEMEMAKSLFGNSVQEYMFDDDTFTIDKPRAIAISEHLKRLKLTWSCNARANLDYDTLKQLRDNGLRLLLVGFESGNQEILDGIKKGIKLEVARKFMDNCRKLGIKVHGTFIIGLPNESQETIEETIRFACEVSPHTIQVSIAAPYPGTELYRQALENNWFSEQNLISSSGIQTSTLAYPNLSSTQIEDAVEQMYRRFYFRPQAIIPIVSEMLTDPQMLVRRLREGKEFFSYLKERQMVNN, from the coding sequence ATGAAAAAAACTCTTTTTCTCAATCCTCCTTCTTTTGATGGTTTTGACGGTGGCGCAGGGGCTAGGTATCAAGCAAAACGGGAAATTACCTCTTTTTGGTATCCTACATGGTTAGCACAACCTGCGGCATTAGTAGAAGGCAGTAAGTTAATTGATGCACCACCCCACAGTCAAAGTGTCGATGATGTCTTAAAAATCGCTAAGGATTATGAGTTGGTGATTATGCACACTAGCACCCCTTCTTTAGCTAATGATGTAAAATGTGCTGAGGCGATTAAAGCTCAAAATCCTGATACTGTGATTGGTTTCATTGGCGCTCATGTGGCGGTTTTACCAGAAAAAACTCTCCAAGATAATCCTATTCTCGATTTTGTTTGCCGTAACGAATTTGACTATACTTGTAAGGAAGTTGCTGAAGGAAAAAATTTTAGTGATATTAAAGGTTTAAGTTATCGAGATATTAACGGTAATATTGTTCATACTCCTGAAAGAGATTTAATTCATGATTGGGATGCAATGCCTAGTGTTTTACCCATCTACGCTAGGGATTTAGACATCAAAAAATATTTTATCGGTTATCTTTTACATCCTTACATCTCTTTTTATACAGGTAGAGGTTGCCCGGCAAAATGTAGTTTCTGTTTATGGCCTCAAACTATTGGCGGACACAACTATAGAGCAAAAAGTCCTGAAGCAGTTGGGAAGGAAATGGAAATGGCAAAGAGTCTTTTTGGCAATTCTGTGCAAGAATATATGTTTGATGATGATACTTTTACGATCGATAAACCACGGGCGATCGCTATTAGTGAACATTTAAAACGCTTAAAATTAACATGGAGTTGTAATGCTCGTGCCAATCTCGATTATGATACACTTAAACAATTGAGAGATAACGGTTTAAGATTATTATTGGTGGGTTTTGAATCAGGGAATCAAGAGATTTTAGATGGTATTAAAAAAGGTATTAAGCTAGAAGTTGCTCGTAAATTTATGGATAATTGCCGTAAGTTGGGCATTAAGGTTCATGGTACGTTTATTATTGGCTTACCTAATGAAAGTCAAGAAACCATTGAGGAAACTATCCGTTTTGCCTGTGAAGTAAGTCCTCATACAATACAAGTATCGATCGCTGCTCCCTATCCGGGTACAGAATTATACCGCCAAGCCTTAGAGAATAACTGGTTTAGTGAGCAAAATTTGATTTCTTCTTCTGGCATTCAAACTTCAACCTTAGCTTACCCTAATCTTTCTTCTACTCAAATTGAGGATGCAGTAGAACAAATGTACAGGCGTTTTTATTTTCGTCCTCAAGCTATCATACCGATCGTATCAGAAATGTTAACGGATCCACAAATGTTAGTGAGACGTTTACGAGAAGGAAAAGAATTTTTTAGCTATTTAAAAGAAAGACAGATGGTGAATAATTAG
- a CDS encoding ABC transporter permease, with amino-acid sequence MKIINNIIAILQKELQGYFSSPLAFSVAGIFWFISGVFFVFILLSEQGIIQSVNAQEQMGSQVPIDVVYEFMQIFFGIIGSLTIFILPVLSMGLYAEERKRGTIELLATSPVFNWVVAVGKLLGVLLFFITMIMPILLYEAIAFQGASPPINPQVIFLAHLGLILMAASILSLGMFISSLTDSTIFSAIMTFTLVIFISILDGIGNLMGGTLGEIIAHFSILKNYENFVKGIFETSNLIVFLSYIILGLFLTSQSIETLRFSRK; translated from the coding sequence ATGAAGATAATTAATAATATAATTGCCATTTTACAAAAAGAATTACAAGGTTATTTTTCCTCTCCTTTAGCCTTTAGTGTTGCAGGTATTTTTTGGTTTATTTCAGGAGTATTTTTTGTTTTTATTCTCTTAAGTGAACAAGGTATTATTCAATCAGTAAATGCACAAGAACAAATGGGGAGTCAAGTTCCTATTGATGTGGTTTATGAATTTATGCAAATATTTTTTGGCATTATTGGCTCACTAACTATTTTCATTTTACCCGTTTTATCGATGGGTTTATATGCAGAAGAAAGGAAAAGAGGCACGATCGAACTTTTAGCAACTTCTCCAGTATTTAATTGGGTAGTAGCAGTAGGAAAATTATTAGGAGTTTTGTTATTTTTTATAACAATGATTATGCCAATTTTACTCTATGAAGCGATCGCATTTCAAGGGGCAAGTCCTCCTATTAATCCTCAAGTAATCTTTTTGGCACACTTAGGATTAATTTTAATGGCCGCATCTATTTTATCTTTAGGAATGTTTATTTCATCTTTAACAGATAGCACTATTTTTTCGGCAATTATGACTTTTACTTTAGTAATTTTTATCTCTATTTTAGATGGTATTGGGAATCTGATGGGGGGAACATTGGGAGAAATAATTGCTCATTTTTCTATATTAAAAAACTATGAAAATTTTGTCAAAGGCATTTTTGAAACAAGCAATTTAATTGTTTTTTTGAGCTATATTATTCTCGGTTTATTTTTAACTTCTCAGTCGATCGAAACTCTTAGATTTAGCCGTAAATAA
- a CDS encoding recombinase family protein, with the protein MIIAYTYTDPIIDKIPNSFIWGCEVDRVYQDIGDRQELTNLLKDCQKSSPNYLLIRSLCEFGNNLTEVTQIIFQIEVLNIEIISIEEDYNSNKFKLIKDSKTKEKLVNIWEEINRKIHSKKLEKSHGNNRLKILPPPGKAPFGYLRGKDSYIINRATAPIVKAFFDRFLLYASLGDSVRYLAEKFNKKIALSTARYWLTNPIYRGDLAYKNKEIISDTHTPILTREESAQIDRILRSHRLVKPRSASANYALAGLIKCQKCQSSFRITQINKKKYQDKYLYLIPTQCSEESPCKALKYNQVFEKTINKICEQLPLLTKNLNAPNPQFIQTTLEKKIEDKENILTQIPKLIQENIFDEETANIRSYKIKLEIAQLKQKIAQLPPDNLPKISLALSNPQFWYDLSPAECRFYLREFIKIIKIIPANSINKNWEIILNFVFSAL; encoded by the coding sequence TTGATTATTGCCTATACTTATACTGATCCCATTATAGATAAAATTCCCAATTCTTTTATTTGGGGTTGTGAAGTCGATCGAGTTTATCAAGATATAGGTGATAGACAAGAATTAACAAATTTGCTTAAAGATTGTCAAAAATCTAGCCCTAATTATTTATTAATTCGTAGTTTATGTGAGTTTGGTAATAACTTAACAGAAGTTACTCAAATAATTTTTCAAATTGAAGTCTTAAACATAGAAATTATTTCCATTGAAGAAGACTATAATAGTAACAAATTTAAGCTCATTAAAGATAGTAAAACTAAAGAAAAATTAGTTAATATTTGGGAAGAAATAAATAGAAAAATTCATAGTAAAAAATTAGAAAAATCTCACGGTAATAATAGACTAAAAATTTTACCTCCTCCGGGTAAAGCACCATTTGGTTATTTAAGGGGAAAAGATAGTTATATTATCAATAGAGCAACCGCACCAATCGTTAAAGCATTTTTCGATCGTTTTTTATTATACGCTTCTTTGGGGGATAGTGTTAGATATTTAGCGGAAAAATTTAATAAAAAAATTGCCTTATCCACTGCTCGTTATTGGTTAACAAATCCTATTTATCGAGGAGATTTAGCTTATAAAAACAAAGAAATTATCTCTGATACTCATACACCTATTCTTACCAGAGAAGAATCAGCTCAGATCGATCGAATTTTAAGAAGTCATCGTCTTGTTAAACCTCGTAGTGCTTCAGCTAATTATGCCTTAGCTGGATTGATTAAATGTCAAAAATGTCAATCATCTTTTAGAATAACTCAAATAAATAAAAAAAAATATCAAGACAAATACTTATACTTAATTCCTACTCAATGTTCAGAAGAATCTCCCTGTAAAGCTCTTAAATATAATCAAGTTTTTGAAAAAACAATTAATAAAATTTGTGAGCAATTACCTTTATTAACAAAAAATCTTAATGCTCCAAATCCACAATTTATACAGACTACTTTAGAAAAAAAAATAGAAGATAAAGAGAATATCTTAACTCAAATACCTAAATTAATTCAAGAAAACATTTTTGATGAAGAAACTGCTAATATTAGAAGTTATAAAATTAAGCTAGAAATAGCCCAATTAAAACAAAAAATAGCTCAATTACCACCAGATAATTTACCTAAAATTTCCTTAGCTTTATCTAATCCTCAATTTTGGTATGATTTATCACCAGCAGAATGCCGTTTTTACTTACGAGAATTTATCAAAATAATAAAAATTATCCCTGCTAATAGTATTAATAAAAATTGGGAAATAATATTAAATTTTGTTTTTTCTGCTCTCTGA
- a CDS encoding DUF2605 domain-containing protein, with protein sequence MHSSEPTEKELLKQVLAPLLEDFNYWFSRCVSLLESETMPFLSSDEQGNLLQKIKQAQDEVQTSILLFKVTEGQVGIDTKILMSWHQLVAQCWQIARKWRTTNEQLTMDNDQ encoded by the coding sequence ATGCACTCATCTGAACCAACAGAAAAAGAACTTTTAAAACAAGTATTAGCTCCTTTATTGGAAGACTTTAATTATTGGTTTTCTCGCTGCGTGTCTTTATTAGAATCCGAGACAATGCCTTTTTTATCTTCTGATGAACAAGGAAATCTCCTCCAGAAAATTAAACAGGCTCAAGATGAAGTTCAGACTTCTATTCTGCTTTTTAAAGTTACTGAAGGTCAAGTCGGCATTGACACTAAAATATTGATGTCTTGGCATCAGTTGGTAGCCCAATGTTGGCAAATAGCAAGAAAATGGCGTACAACCAATGAACAATTAACAATGGATAATGACCAATAA
- the deoC gene encoding deoxyribose-phosphate aldolase codes for MVISATDINIAHYIDHALLNPMATTKELEQCCHQVMQYNFPAVCVYPQAVKKATELLYNSSSKVATVIGFPTGATTSRTKLYEAQEAVENGAVELDIVINLSWLKEGKSEQIYQEIASICEETGQVIKAILETSRLTDREKRIAAEICMDAGVSFLKTSTGWFGGATVEDVKLLSEIAKGQVQIKASGGIRHLEQAIALINAGATRLGTSQGVELVKQQKGGVDEDK; via the coding sequence ATGGTAATTTCAGCTACAGATATTAATATAGCCCATTATATAGATCATGCCCTGCTAAATCCGATGGCAACAACCAAGGAATTGGAGCAATGTTGTCATCAGGTAATGCAATATAATTTTCCTGCCGTGTGCGTCTATCCTCAAGCAGTGAAAAAAGCTACAGAATTACTTTATAATAGTTCCTCAAAAGTCGCTACAGTAATCGGTTTTCCCACGGGTGCTACTACTTCTCGCACCAAACTTTACGAAGCCCAAGAAGCAGTAGAAAATGGGGCGGTAGAATTAGATATAGTGATCAATCTCAGTTGGTTAAAAGAGGGAAAATCAGAGCAAATTTATCAAGAAATAGCTTCTATCTGTGAAGAAACTGGGCAAGTAATAAAAGCAATTTTAGAAACAAGCCGTTTAACTGATAGAGAAAAAAGAATTGCCGCCGAAATTTGTATGGATGCTGGGGTTAGTTTTTTGAAAACTTCTACAGGATGGTTTGGTGGTGCTACTGTTGAAGATGTTAAGTTATTGAGTGAAATTGCTAAAGGACAAGTACAAATAAAGGCTTCTGGAGGCATTCGTCATTTAGAACAAGCGATCGCTCTTATTAACGCTGGGGCGACTCGGTTAGGTACTTCCCAAGGAGTAGAATTAGTTAAACAACAAAAAGGAGGGGTTGATGAAGATAAATAA
- a CDS encoding phosphate-starvation-inducible PsiE family protein: protein MGKILVWLQELFKDRNFLKLIHITENFVSKVLSLGLIIVIFVSLYDLIIVLMTDLFKQEPVGFFNHTLIELFGFFLNILIALELLENITVYLRKHIVQLELVLTTALIAVARKIIIFDPNKYQKIDLISLGLAIICLAISYCLIRYANNNNQKKF, encoded by the coding sequence ATGGGTAAAATTTTGGTTTGGCTTCAAGAATTGTTTAAAGATAGAAATTTTTTAAAATTAATTCATATCACAGAAAATTTTGTGTCTAAAGTTCTTTCTTTAGGATTAATTATTGTTATTTTTGTTTCTTTATATGATCTCATAATAGTTTTAATGACTGATTTGTTTAAACAAGAACCTGTGGGCTTTTTTAATCATACTTTGATAGAACTTTTTGGGTTTTTCTTAAATATTTTAATTGCCTTGGAACTTTTGGAAAATATAACAGTTTATCTTAGGAAACATATTGTACAGTTGGAATTAGTTTTAACTACTGCATTAATTGCTGTAGCTAGAAAAATTATCATTTTTGATCCTAATAAATATCAAAAAATTGATCTTATTTCTTTAGGATTAGCTATTATTTGTTTAGCAATTAGTTATTGTTTAATTCGGTATGCTAATAATAATAATCAGAAAAAGTTTTAA
- a CDS encoding DegT/DnrJ/EryC1/StrS aminotransferase family protein, with product MKIPVLDLKPQYQQLKGEIDSAIARVLESTQFVLGPEVQLLETEIAQYLGVKYAIGVNSGTDALIIALRALNIGAGDEVITTSFSFYATAESVSLVGAKPIFADIQSDSFNIDPTTIKDKITTKTKAIIPVHLYGQPAAMSQIMSIAKEYDLKVIEDCAQAFGAVYHEDCIGCDTTCDESERKALTGKYVGGIGDVGAYSFYPTKNLGAYGDGGMIVTNDDNIAELAKMLHLHGAKKNYHNELLGYNSRLDSLQACILRIKLKYIDHWNSARRNIAKSYNQLLANNPNIITPIISKGHVFHQYTIRVTNGKREKLKEYLGNLGIGTMIYYPIPQDQLPVYQGQYSPNPISMKLAEEVLSLPIYPELSLENVEEVAKAINNFE from the coding sequence ATGAAAATTCCTGTTCTTGATTTAAAGCCTCAATATCAGCAACTAAAAGGGGAAATTGACAGTGCGATCGCCCGTGTGTTAGAATCCACTCAGTTTGTATTAGGACCTGAAGTTCAACTGTTAGAGACAGAAATTGCCCAGTATTTGGGAGTTAAATATGCGATCGGGGTAAACTCTGGTACAGATGCTCTAATTATTGCTCTACGAGCTTTAAATATTGGTGCGGGAGATGAAGTAATTACCACTTCTTTTTCATTTTACGCCACTGCCGAATCCGTTAGTTTAGTAGGTGCAAAACCTATTTTTGCCGATATTCAATCCGATAGTTTTAACATTGATCCTACTACTATCAAGGACAAAATCACCACTAAAACGAAAGCAATTATTCCTGTACATCTCTATGGGCAACCTGCGGCGATGTCGCAAATAATGAGTATTGCAAAAGAATATGACTTAAAAGTTATTGAAGATTGCGCTCAGGCTTTTGGGGCAGTCTATCATGAAGATTGTATCGGATGTGATACCACTTGTGATGAGAGTGAAAGAAAGGCATTAACAGGAAAATATGTCGGTGGGATTGGTGATGTAGGGGCTTATTCCTTTTATCCAACCAAGAATTTAGGTGCTTATGGAGATGGAGGTATGATTGTTACTAATGATGATAATATTGCTGAATTAGCAAAAATGTTGCATCTTCATGGAGCAAAGAAAAATTATCACAATGAATTATTAGGTTATAATTCCCGTTTGGACAGTTTACAAGCCTGTATCTTAAGAATTAAATTAAAGTATATTGATCACTGGAATAGTGCGAGAAGAAATATTGCAAAAAGTTATAATCAATTATTAGCAAATAATCCAAATATTATTACTCCAATTATTAGTAAAGGTCATGTTTTTCATCAATACACCATTAGAGTTACCAATGGAAAAAGAGAAAAACTAAAAGAATATTTAGGAAATTTAGGCATTGGTACTATGATCTATTATCCTATTCCTCAAGATCAATTACCAGTTTATCAAGGGCAATATTCACCTAATCCTATATCCATGAAATTAGCCGAGGAAGTATTAAGTTTGCCGATTTATCCCGAATTATCTTTAGAAAATGTCGAAGAAGTTGCTAAGGCAATTAATAATTTTGAATAA
- the gloA gene encoding lactoylglutathione lyase → MRILHTMLRVGHLEKSLDFYCNVLGMKLLRQKNYPNGKFTLAFVGYGDEADNTVIELTHNWDTNSYDIGTGYGHIALGVDDIYGTCDRIKSLGGKVTREAGPMKHGTTVIAFVEDPDGYKIELIQIGTQGANHESKPQETLTV, encoded by the coding sequence ATGCGTATTTTACACACAATGTTAAGGGTAGGGCATTTAGAAAAATCCCTTGATTTCTACTGCAACGTTTTGGGAATGAAACTTTTACGTCAAAAAAACTACCCCAACGGTAAATTTACTCTTGCTTTTGTTGGTTATGGCGATGAAGCAGATAACACCGTCATCGAACTTACTCATAATTGGGACACCAACAGTTATGATATTGGTACTGGTTATGGTCACATTGCACTGGGAGTTGATGATATTTACGGTACTTGCGATCGAATTAAGTCATTAGGTGGTAAAGTAACAAGAGAAGCAGGCCCTATGAAACACGGTACAACAGTTATTGCTTTTGTAGAAGATCCGGACGGTTATAAAATAGAGTTAATTCAAATTGGCACTCAAGGGGCTAATCATGAATCTAAACCTCAAGAAACCCTAACAGTATAA
- a CDS encoding lipopolysaccharide assembly protein LapB: protein MTKTSPKEIFKKGIIILSGISFFWFSASEVINMITKPQTPIANTQEENLSPEAILRKEMKGYELVLAKEPDNVFALEKLVEIHLQLRNLSTALPLVEKLVTIQPDNQRYQEVLKIIKQGLAQEKTKTPPPPNSSNIPDNNEKK, encoded by the coding sequence ATGACAAAAACGAGTCCCAAAGAAATTTTTAAAAAAGGTATTATCATTCTGTCTGGTATATCTTTTTTTTGGTTTTCCGCTTCTGAAGTAATTAACATGATTACTAAACCTCAAACTCCTATTGCGAATACTCAAGAAGAAAATTTATCTCCGGAGGCGATTTTGCGCAAAGAAATGAAAGGTTATGAATTAGTATTGGCTAAAGAACCTGATAACGTTTTTGCCCTTGAAAAATTAGTCGAGATTCATCTACAATTGCGCAATTTATCAACAGCTTTACCTTTAGTGGAAAAATTGGTAACAATTCAACCGGATAACCAACGTTATCAAGAAGTTTTAAAGATTATTAAACAAGGTTTAGCACAAGAAAAAACCAAGACTCCCCCCCCTCCCAATTCTTCTAATATTCCTGATAACAATGAGAAGAAATAG